The genomic DNA CATGAAGTTTGAcgttgaaaagaagagaaaaaagtcccAAAGAAGTAAACAGCCACTGAAGTACAGGGTAGGTCTGACTCCCAGCATGTGGGGGACCACACTTCCATGTGTACAGGTACAGAGGCACATGTGTGGGCAGAGgggtttgtttctttcctttaggCTGGTGCACATAATTCAACACATTGAATTTTCCTGAACAAAGCACTTTTTACTGCAAACTTTCTTCACTGTCACAGGTTCAATTGTATCCTCCTCGAATTCATCTGTTAGAGTCCAAACCCCTCcaaatatgactttatttgggaATAGGATCATAATTAGTGAAGACAAGGTCATGGTAGGCTGAGGGGCGTGGCTGCCTAATCCAATGACTGatctcctttttttaagttcatttatttatttgtgagagaaagcacaagcaggggagggccagagagagaaatctaagcaagctccatactgtcagcacagagcccaatgcgggggtgggggcgggggagggggaggcttcaagtcacaaactgtgagatcatgacctaagccaaaatcaagagtcagacacttaaccaaattagccacccaggtgacccccaaTGACTGATGCTCTTCTATAAAGGGGAAATGTGAACACggacatgcacagagggaagataCCAATTGAAGGTGGGGCAAAGATTAGGGTGCCACTTCTTCAAGCCAAGGAACAGCAGAGATTGGCAGCAAGCCACCAGAAGTCAATCAGAACAGGCATGTGGAACATATTCTCCCTCATAGCCTTCAGAAGAACCAATTCTGCCAACATCTGGGTTTCActctccagaactgagagataatacatttctattatttaagccACCCTGTTTGTGCTACTCTGTTACACAGCCCTGGAAGACTGATACACTCACTGACATTACATTTCCCTTCTGGAACCTGGCCACAAAAGACATGTGCTTATCCAAGAAACTGAACTGCTGGACACACACAGCTGAGGCATAGCAGGTGTGACAGGGCCACCCAGAGGAGGGTGCTGGGACGTGCGAGGAACTTGCCTCTGGAGCAGCCTTTATCTGAGCCCAGTAATAAAAGCCATCTGGTGCCCTTCTTGCGAGGATCCATGTGTCAGCAGCATCTCCAACTCTTCCCGACCAGCCAGGCCCCTGCCATGCGGAGTCAGCAATGTGGAGACACGGGTGGTAAGATGCATATctgcaaaaaaacacaaatggaattAGGGAATGGAGACGATCAAGCCCTGAAAACATCGAGAAACACGTTTCACAGACCTGAGCAGCGCCGTGGCGTGTGTATGACATGTAAGGCTATATGGAACAGAAATCCATGTGAAAGGTGGCTGGCAATCTGTGGCTTCCAGTATGCTACGATACACTgctggaaggggcagaaggagaggacaGTGAAAGGGAATATCGTTTGGGGATTGAGAATTGCTTCAAGGTCATCAAAATGTGATTCGCCTTGATATATTCAAGTGAATTAACACTGGTTCTGAGACTGAACAGGAGACCAGGAAAGGCCACTGGGGAGGTAAATCCTGAGGTGGCGCGTGGGAATCCAGGATAGATTCATATGCGTGTTTCGATGCTAGTGCCAAAGGAGTAAAACTGGAAGGATGCTTGTGGGCTCAGAAGGGAGGAGGAACTATTTGAGCAAGGGAAGCACGGAGGAGCTGACTAGGGGCctaagagacagaaataaaggagaagcCACTCCTGAAAAGTTTTGTGGACAGGGCCAAAccaggggtgtggggggtgtgggaTGGTTGAGTCAGGGCATGGGTTTTCTGAAGCAGCCGGTTACTTTGTGGGAAAGCCTGGATACAGGGATGCTTAACTCTGGCTTTGAACGAGAAGGTCCACATAGATGAATCCAGAAAGCTGGGCTATTAAGGGTTCAAGCTGGCATGTCCCTAACCTGGGCGGAACAGAATTGAGTGTCACGGACACAAGTGAGTCCCTGGACCTGACACCACTTGTGTGTGCTTAAGGGCTgagctccctttccctcttctgcaATCACACTTTAGACAGCCCACGGAGGAAATTAGTCAGGAAAGGCCAGGATAACCGAGGGATACTGAGGGGACCTGTGGAGGGACCTGTGGAGGGACCTGGAGACCTCGCCTTAGCTGTTGGTTGCAGAAACCCTAATTTCTCACACAGTGCCGGGGCAAGTCTCTTGGTTAATGGTAAAATGAGCTAGAAACTCTTTAACTGGTGAATGCTTGACTGCCTTCTCTCGCACGTCTAACCTTGACACCTGCCACCCTCTACTAAGTGCTACAAGGAGTACAGTTTACACACAAGTGACATAATACCCCAAGCAACTCCTAGCCCACACAGTGAAGAAACCCTTTCAGCCTTCCCAGGAAGCAAATTGTCTCCCTCATGATATGCCATCGAGAGCCAACACCAGAGGggaacaaggggggggggggtgcacgtCACTTCCGCCAGAAGTGCAGCGACTAGTACCTGGTAAGGGGGATGTGCCGGCTgagccagggtgcctggatggcaaAGGGGCAGGTGAAGGAGAAGTCCCAGCAGGGAGCAGCACCAGCCCAGGAGGCAGACTTCAGGGTTGAGGCCACACTGCAGTATTTGGGCAAAGGAATCCTGGGCCCCGCAGAGGATTCCATGGCCTTCAGGGAAACCACCTGTGAACAAGCACACCATTACCTGAGTTGCAGCAGAGGGCtgctggctggagcagggctcAGTTCTGCCATTAGCAGCCTCCAACTGCTCCCACAGACTGTTCTCTGAATCACCCGCCTTGAGAACCTTGGCTCAGAAGATACAGGAGGGGTTGAAAGGGCAAGAGTTGTGACTTCAGAGAAACCGAGCTTTAAATCCTTCACAGCCTGCAGGCTGCGTGCTCACTCCACCACTGTGCTTCAGCTATGGCACAGGAGAGAATATATGGGATGCACCTGGCATATAAGCAGCTCAATGTGTGCTggttttttccttctccccaggtgTAGGGACTCCCGGAggtaaaacaatacaaatatgaCTGGCCTAACCCTCATGACAAACTGACCCCTAACCTAAGCCACAGACTCCCTTCCTAACCTAGTGGCCCACAGGACTAACACTAGCCCCAGGTAGAGCTGAGATCCCAGGGTTGTGTCCTCTACAGACCTGTTTAGAGGTGACAGCTGCCACCCCGCTCCCAACATCACACTCCATTGTCCCAGCCCACCAGAATTATGTTAGGGTCTGCCCCTGCCCAAGCCCACAGGGCTGACCCCAAGGGGACTTACAGCCCCAAACTCCTCCACCTCAGCCTCAGCCCGTCTGACAGTTGGAGCTCAGAGCCTCAGCCCAACTGACTCCTGGTTGCCAAGCAGGTTGCCATGGATCCAAGACAGCAGGAACACTGTGGACTGAGTGTACTGAGCACGTGCACAGGAGTGGCAGGGGGGCCTTGGGAGACATGGCAGGGGAGACAGGAGAGGGTTTCTCttggaagagggggagaaagggcaTTAGAGAGAAAGCCCATTGCAGCCTCATTTCCCCAAAGTTCAGACTTTCCCACTGCTGGAAGAGGCAGTCATGGTGGGAAGCCCTCATGACCCAGGGGAGTCCTGTGAGGGAGGGAACTGTCCCTACAGAGACTAGGGGCTACTGATCTGTCTCCACCCTGTGCAGGCAGGAGACCAGGTCGGGTGAGCCCCTGACTGGCCAAAGGACTCTAAGATAGAATGTATCTGTAGTTTAAAGCAAAATAACTAAAGATGTGGGCACAACTTTTCTGTAACAGACAGGACCCTGCTGAAGAGCAGAGTTGTGGTTACCACTTGGGGGTGATGGGAGTGGACACCAGCGACCAAGGGAACAGAAGTCTGGACTCCGCACTTATTTGAATGTCCATGGAACAGGCTGGTGTTTGAGGCATGTGACGGCCATTGTGCACCgattatgtgcctggcactgtgttcAGGGGAGAATACCAAAAAAGTACACTGGGACATTTGCAAGTGTTTCTCCCCACATCCATTCCCCTCTTCCAACAGTTCCCATTTCCATTTGCAGACCCGTGTGATTAGGAGAGGCTGACCACACCCCCAGCTCCACAGGTATAATGAGTGTCAATCAGCACATTCCATTCCCCTGGGGTTGCTCCTGGGGTTTGGTTAAGTAGGGGCATGTTCCTGAGCCTCTCCAATCAGAATAAATCTCAAGACTTTTGTTGGGAATTCTGGATTATagactttctctttcctctctttctatgCATAAATAAGAAAGTACATTGTTCTAGGGGCTTCTGGCTGCCTTTGTGGGATACTGAAGCTATtcccagagaaagggagaatagaCCTAAACAAAACAGGTTCTTGGTGACATTGTTGAGCCCTGACTGAAGGCAGCCCTATTGCTATACAGATTTGACTGACTGTTGCTAAAGGCCGAGTTCTTTGGTGCACAAAATTAGAGTCCAGGAAAGGCCCATGGAGTCTCTGGCAGTGAGAGAATAAGACAGGTAGGATATCAATGatggagggaaaaaggagaataTTCCAGTTTAGGAGTCAAGAGCTAAGAGAGAAGGATGCCTTTGCAAgactgcttttctcttttggagGAAATGGGGTGTCATGAGAAAATCAAGATGTGACTATTTGGGAAAGTGCCAGATCGGTGGGAGCTTTGAAAACCAAGAAGATACATGTAAACAAAATGGTAGTCAAAGGGGATACATCATAGGGTCTTGACATCTTCACACAATGAAGTGACAGGAAATGCTTTAGGAAAAAACATCAGAGTGAGAATGTAACCAGTTAAGAATAGAGcccaggaggccagggaggagacTGTTAACAGTGACCCAGATATGATATGACAGGAGTGGAATAGGAAAATAGGAACACCAAATATTTTACCCACAACACCTGCCTGATTTGAGGCTCTTTGTTAGGTGCTAACAATTTAGAAGGAATAAGACTGGTCTACTGAAGAGATAGGTGTGTAATACAGAGTGTAAAGATAGTAGGATAGGAACTGCAAGGAGATATGTGTACAAAATAAAGCAACGAGTAATGGCTGGAGTGGGAAGACTTTACAGAGATGACAATAGAGATGAATGTGCCAGTTTATGGAAAGTCCTGACTGGGCTTGGTGACAGATGGGACCTGGGAGttaagggagaaggaagagctgaCACTAGTCATGGGAATGGAAATAGAGACGTTTTGAAGGCAGACTCCAAGATATGGGGCAGTGACAGTCCTTCCCAGGGGTGAAGGAAAGGCGAGGCACATACACATTTTCTGGCCAGGAGAACCTGGAGAATGGTGATGCTATGGACAAAACAAggttaataatagtaataataatggggcgcctgggtggctcagtatgttaagtatccgactcttgatttcggctcagtcatgatctcacagtttatgagttcaagccccgcatcaggctctgtctgacagcaccaagcctgtttgagattctccctctctctcgctgccactccctccttctgcctctgtttctgtctctctctctctctctctctcaaaataaataaataaactttaaaaattttttaaaaataatagtaacaatcaTAACAATGGTTATGAATacttctgtgtcaggcactgttaaTTCTCCTCATAAACATGGGGGACAGTTcctgttattattattctcactCTGTGGATGAAGAAATGAGACATGGAGAGAAGGCAGCAAGTTTAAACTGAGGCAGTTTGATTCCAGAGACTGCCTCCTTAACCCCTACACTAGGCTGCCCGAGGAAGTATTCTGCATGCGGGAAAAAGATGACTCCAAAATAATTTCACACGACAACAAGATTTTGTTAACTACCTTTGCTTCAGCCCTGGGACATTCTCCCATCAGGACATGAGTAAGATAGAGAGATGTGTAGATTTTCTGTGAACCCCAAATGCTAGCAATAAAAACCACCACACTTTGACAAATCAAGAGAGGTTCATTGTGGTCATTTCACGTGAAGTGTCTGCAAAACGCATTACAAGCATTGAGCAGTCATTAGCCATACTTTACAATACTTTTGTGAGAGTGTCTCATGGCTGAGACTCTGGCCAAGTGTGTGAGAAGGGCTAGGGGAGATTTACAGAGAATCCTGGGGACTTCTGCTCCTCTAAAGTTCTTGAAAGAAATCACCAAAGCTTAAGATGCATCTTCTCAATCCACATAAGGTAATTGTCGTATGTCTGAAACCCCCGTAAGAAATAGCCAGCATAGGTTAACATTTGAGCTGTTATTTGCCTATTCAGAAATTACATTTAGGAAAAACTATCGAATGATGCTGTAAGAGACTCcattttgtgaaattatttgtttctatttaggATCAAATGATTCTAAAAATGGGGTCACTGTGGCGGCTGGTGGTTGCCATTATGGAGGAAACTTTCTCAGGGTTATTCTTGGTTTCAGTCTTATCAGGGTACAGGAGAGACTGCAGGTAATTAATGTACTTGATAGCAGCTCTGAGGGTTTCCACTTTGCTGAGTCGTTTCTCCAAGTACTCTTCTGGCAGATGATGTCGGAGCTGGGCATAGCCTTCATTGACACACTTTACCCGCTGCCTTTCCCGCTCATTCCTTTTCCGGATGAAGGCTGGCCCATAGGCATATTCACACCTTCTGTAATTTGGATAAGgcatggggaaggagaaggagcagggtTCACCATAATTTTCCATGATCAGGGACTCATTGGGAAAAGGCAGCAATGGCAGGTCTTCAGAGAAAGGGGATGGTACTGGGGCATCAGGGTACAGGTGGAAAGTGACCATGGGGTCCAGATAGAAGGACCTGGTCAGTGGCAAGTGGACAGAATCAGAGAAAACAGGCAGTTTTTCTGGCAGATTAGAGTAGCTTCGATTGTCCATCATTTCCTCTTTAGCCTGGAAACATAACCAAGTTTATTAATTTGGCCAGATCAAAAGAGAGGTCTCATTGACTTTCTCAGAGATCACTAGTTTAAAGACTTCTCTGCTTTGATGCATAGTTTCTGAGCTCATTCTGAAAACGATATTGGGCTATAATACTCTGTGGGTAGGAAGAGAGGAATTTTTGGTGGTACAGGGGAACAGCATTAAATAACACTGACTCACTTTGTAAGAAAGTTATTCTCTTCCAGCTCTTTTGATCCTTGTGATTACAAAGATACAGCTTTAGTCTTGTAAGAGTGTGTCTTCCACATTACTAGAATGCTTTCTGATTCTCCCCAGATGGAGGCCTTCAACAAGCAATAGTATCTAGCTAGAATTTAATAATGCTTTGCTGTTAATTTCTATTAATTGTGAATTATACTGATTTCACATTTATGGAAGTGatacaaaatttcttttaaaaatacatctgcttggggcacctgggtggctccatcggttaagcgtccgacttcggctcaggtcatgatctcacggtttgcgagttcaagccccgcgtcgggctctgtgctgacagctcagagcctggagcctgctttggattctgtgtctccccatctctctgcccctcctctgctcatgctctgtctctcaataataagtaaatgttaaaaaaaaaacattaaaaaaatacatctgcttgagtaaaaaaaatctcacttaaaGAAAAGTAGTAAGTAAATAATAGTACAGGTGGAATACAGATAATGAAGACCGTGAAAGTGCATGCAATGCAAATAAgtaaagtttgggaaacactgaaatACCACAATATTCAAATACATGCTGGAAACATTACAAACGATTAATGATCGTGCAACCTCACGGCCATAGCCTTCTTAAGTAATACCTGATAcaccacaggaaaaataaaaaataaaaataagaaaggaatcaTTTGCTCTTCAAAATTCACTTTAAGATTCCTTTAAATAAGAAACTCCCCTAATATACTTAAACATAgtcaaattacatatttttacttacatagaactttaaatatattgaatGAAGTCCATCTGTATTtaggtgttttgttgttttttttttttttaacagaacatAAGGATAGAACATTAGACCCAAGAAGTCCCACACCAATACATTCCTTTTTTCTGAATAGGTCTTCATGCACCTCATTTATTAAACAACCGTTACTTTTTTGCCTTTGACTATAATAATAAAGCCACAGCAGATTTTACAGGGATACTTCAGAGTAACGAGTTAACTGGGAGATAGGGTAGTACTGTAAGAAAAgagcatttttctttcagttataaCACCCTTGAGTTTCAATCTCGGCTTTGCTCCTTCATAGCTATGTGTCCTTAGGCAAGcttcttaacctttctgagcttcagtttttttcCTATGAGCAACTGAGTTATTAACTACTCTgcagggtggttgtgaggatcaaatgaaaaaatatatataatgtacaggCATCAGTTATTTTCCGCTTTCCTTTCTTTACAGATGAATACTTGTGTAGTGTCCCTTTCTAAATTGCAGCTCACAGAAAAACCTGGCTTATATTTTCCCTAACACTGGAAAATCAAACATTGGCCTATCTAAAACCTATTGGTTGAGAGACGATCATACCTAAAATGGAAAAAGCAACATGAAATCTACCTGTGGGCCTCCAGAAAAGAGGGAAATATGACTTTCTGTTAATTCCTCAAGGAtgtgattttaaaacatctttaggAATGAGGGCTTGGCCTCTATAGTTGGCATGTGTAAAGAAAAAG from Panthera tigris isolate Pti1 chromosome D1, P.tigris_Pti1_mat1.1, whole genome shotgun sequence includes the following:
- the ASCL3 gene encoding achaete-scute homolog 3, giving the protein MMDNRSYSNLPEKLPVFSDSVHLPLTRSFYLDPMVTFHLYPDAPVPSPFSEDLPLLPFPNESLIMENYGEPCSFSFPMPYPNYRRCEYAYGPAFIRKRNERERQRVKCVNEGYAQLRHHLPEEYLEKRLSKVETLRAAIKYINYLQSLLYPDKTETKNNPEKVSSIMATTSRHSDPIFRII